ATGTTATAAAAATCTCTTTTACTCGTTTAAACTAGAGTTGCCCCTCACACAAGCACTAACTCCCTCCGTTTCTTTTTCGACTATGAAACAAAGACCAAGGCCAGGACCAACTTTGTGGACAAATTAATTAgtgcaaaaaattttttttttttttcaaaacccaTGTGCGAGCTTATTGTACAGAGTACACGTTTACAAAAGTCAGGCCGCTCTGTACTGTGTTGATGACATTTCTGCGATGAAATTTACATACGCGTGTGCGAAAAAACTGAAGTATACTTAGGGCTTAAGGGCCAAAAAAAACCCAGACGGATGTCCCTGTAGGTTTGGTTGCAGCGCAGTACAAATATACCATGTGAGTCGTGTGATTTTACAGTATTGAGTGATTATGCCGCAACTTTTTATGTCAACAAATGTGATATCGCAACCTTATGCTAATGTGTCTTTTTTGTATCTTTAACTCCAAGCTGTGCCGGAGATGTACTGATCACATTGAGTACTGCTACAAGCTTGTTCATGTTTATTGTTTGAAACAACTGAaaggctgttaaatgtaaaatagcCGGTTAACCGATACAAAGGTGCCAGATTTTTCTCTTAACTCGTCATAGTTCTTTTGAAAGGCTTTTCTGAGTATGAGTTGTCAGCGCCATTCTTAATGTCGACATCCATTTTTAGTGCAGTTTTAAAATGCTACGTATTGTCATaatatcataaaaataaaacagagtAAGTTAAAGGTGATTTTCAACAGCTGTGCTGATGGCAGCTCCATGTTTtggtgttgttgttttgtttgttttttatcaaaGAATGAATGAGAGATTTTCTGTTAATCTGCTTGTTTCTCACCTAAGTTGGTTTGAAAACATGATAAACATGCCCTAAAAGCACAAAGGGCAATGCATTGGGCAGCTAGCACGCTAGGTTAGCTGATGTTTTCTTTTCCTGTGTTTGACATTTTCTGTCGAAACAGGAAGTTTAGCTGAACACATGGAAATatcatcttttttattttaaatggattTAGGGTATGTCACAGCCATTAATTATGGTCTGGTATTTGCTAATGCTGGTTGGTTGCTTGTGGTATCGTGGGAGGGACATTCTCATTCTAGAgtgcatttgattggacaaaaatgtGTAGTACAAGATGAGTCATCAATAGCCTATTTCTGGTTCATTTTTCCTAAAGAGAaacaatgtacattttaaatgtgtttaactGTTAACATTTATGAGTACATTAGCCTTGAAACAATAGACATCGACTAAACGCCACAAAAGtgtaattttaatgttatgaGTTCTTTAACAGTAATGATAATCCACATTTTGTGGATGGTGCTAAACCTTATGTTCAGCCCAGACGAATGAGGCATagtataaagtaaaaaaaacagtaataaaaagGCTTTAACTGGTTTTAATGTGCCTTGCTTAAATCACGACATGGATTAGCGATGGCGGAAATTTTCTTGTATagtctgtttttcatttagtaaaCCCGTCCTCCAGATGTTTTCTTTTCCCTCATGCACATCTTGGCTTGTATCATCATTCTCCATTGCTTGCCTTTTCCTCTGTGActcaacacacaaacacacacaagctCCAATTCATTCCAGCACTGACAAGGTTTAACCTTGCATATTCACTGCTGCTTAGTTGTTGTATGCTTAGTGTGTATTCAAAGACACAATTGTTTCTTCCAATGTGAAGAAAATACGGAGCTCCCAAAGGGCCACTGCATGGAGAGGAAGAATCTTtgcaatgcttttgcattccctcgcaaaacttttgtgttcccccgagaaacCTTGTATTGCTCGCAAAACCTTTGTGTTCgtcagagaaactttgcgttcactcgcaaaattgtactaatgttaataatatgAAGTAGGAGGAAAAACACAAACGTTTTGCGAACAAacgtaaatgcatttaaatatcatttttcCTCCATATTTTTCCACAAACATGGGGCTCAATaggaaactaaaaaaaaaaaaaaaaaaaatagggggGAAAAAAGGTTTACGTTATCCCATAGaccaaaaattataataattttgatGTATAAATTTACTTTTCTTCCTTGTATGAATGCcgtaagaaaaataaattaaattcataATACAAGTCTTCATTTCTCACGCAGTTTTGCATCTCATGcaaatttttcttgttttacaaTGTTTATCTTTTTACTGGAAAGCGCGACAAAAATAGGCTATGACGTTTTGTCCAAGTTCTCCAAGCAGACGTTATCCTAAAATGTCTATTTTTGACTCGTTTTAATCACGTTCTTTAGGTTTGTTACATAAATTAAGCCAAACTACAGCGGAAGAAAAAAGCGAGAGACTTGGCCTACGTGTTGTTGTTGCACCGTGACTGTCTTTGTGCGCTTGCTGTTGGAATGTGTCTCTCAAATGGAGGGCGACGCGAAGGTTATAATGATTCATTCTGTTTAGAAGGACTGATGTGATGCCGCTGTAGACCTCACAGAGTAGCTATATCTTCTAGTTATCACCTCATGACTGTTGTGATTGTTTTCGCTCTTCCTGTTTCTTGTTCGTTTCTTGCTGACCTCATTGCCTTTTTACTGTTACTATGACGACTCTTTTATTTGTCATGGCAACACATTACACATCGGAAGCATATGCCCCTAGCAACCCTTCTGGGCCTGGTGCTATTAAAACAACATCGAATGGCTGGATCATTTCAACTAAAAGTTGTGATTACAGCACAACACAAACCATATCTGTACAGTACCAACCTTTCCAAAAGGGAAGCTGCCATAATCTGTTTCCTGCCTTTCTTGGTGGCACGTTTATCAGTATGGGAGTAACGTTactgaattaagtttatttctTCCATACCTCatggacagtttttttttcttctttggatTTTAACCTGAACAGTTTTGTGTATGTTTGCTAGTGAGATAGAACtcaatttaagatttttttttttttaatttgtagttTTCCACAAACTTCTCAATTAAACTTAATGattagtttaattattttaatttttttcaaaaaagacaaaatattaagcaaattAGTTTCTTTTCATTTAAGATGGTGTGGAAATATGGCATAAATTGAGAACGGAATTGTCCTATGTGAGTTTTCCATGTGTTTTCCTTGAGACTTAATATGAGCATATGCAAGAGTTCAAATTAAACATGCCTTAAGCATTTCCTCTGATCCCAGAGCAGCTGTCGgcactaacacacactcacacacacactttgctATGTATGCTTGAATGTTCTTCTATGCGTGGTATGTAATCTATGTAAAATGCAGATGGGAACTGAACGATGGTTCAGTCTGAGGTTGCCAATGATTTCTAGTCCCGCCACTTTCTTTCCCCCATCAACCCCAGTCCAGAAGTTAACCTGTTGTGTGCTGGTGTTTATTCTGTTGGCTGTGCTGTTTGAGGATGTTTGCTTGCGCTGAAAAGTGTTAAACCCCTTGGATGGTGATGTTACAAAAAcgtaaaaaatgaataaaagggaaaaaagaaatCTTTTCTCTACTCTGTTCTTGACTTTCAGCAATTTGCacattatatatagtatatgtGCATCAGGAAACCATCAAAAGCAATGTCAAGCAGTCAAATGAATCTAGCATATACTGAGACTTTTAATAGTCTATTATCATCAGTATGACCAAAGACATAATATTTGAATCCAAGTACTGTTGTAAAGTACAGAATCACTACTGGTGTTTTGGCATCATTGTCCAAAAgttctcaatttaaaaaaaaaagaaaaaaaacacaaccaCAAGCTGCGAACCCCATAAAAtttaggataaaaaaaaaaaaaaatgtttaacaggaaagttataacaaaaattggcaacaatttacaataaggtctcatttcttaacattagttaacatgaactaactgagcattattttacagcatttattaacctttgttggtgttagttaataaaatataattaataattgtatATGTTAGTTCAGAGGGTATTAATTAATgataacagatacaactttagattttaataatgtgttagtaaatgctgaaattaattaatgtagttaactaaatgaaaccttattgtaaagtgttaaccaAAAATGTTAAGAAATGTTTAAGGTTTTATGAACTTCTTAAAATTTCACtacaattattttcatgatttgttttcacaacattttttcttttgtcaattCAACTtacagataacataatattttgagtttctgttgattaaaccaatcgccttcgttgtattaactcaaacttttaagttgaattttaaggcaaccaggtaacttacctttttaagttaaaccaacagttttttttacagtgtatttaagATTATATGCAAAACAATGCAAAATACAAGCATTTCACATTTTTCCCACTCcattgtatatgtatatgtatatatttgtatttgtaaagcACATGTTTTGAAGACCCTGAAAAGGCCtcgaaaaaaaatcacacacacacacacaaaaaaaaagttattggaAATGGCTTTGTCAACAATCATTGCATTACCAAGCTGGAtttttacactctaaaaatgtatgaatcCTCAGTTTTACACTTAACAAAAGTGCAGCTGCATATTATAAACAAGCCACAAGGTGGCGCTCCTGTATATGAAATCTAGCCAGATCCTTGGTCATTTCTTGCTCCATTCCACAGTAATGTCTTTGTAAAATACCTTAAAAGGTTGTCTTTGAAATCTTTTAttctttcagaaaacatttcatACAGCCTCACCTTCCATCTTGATTATGGAAACTTCATGAACTTTCAGAGATGTTTGCGGTGCATTCAGAGCACTGTTGCTATGTGCAGTAAATGAGCACTCATGTATTACAGCAGTAGGCCATGCATTACTATCCGTACAGGAGTCAGTAAATCCAGATGATAAACCCTGTGGAGATTTGGGTCCATGCAGGGTCATAGGGTCTTGACCAGAGGCCGGAGGGCTCCAAGTCCTGTGCCTTCTGCTGAGGCAGCGGCCATGGAGAACGTTCTGGAAGGCCTTCTTGTACTCTTGGCTAAAGCACGGGTAGATGATGGGGTTGAGGCAGCTGTTGAAGTAGCCCAGCCAGAAAGTAATTTTGAAGACAGTGTCCGGGGGTCTGTGAGATGGGAAAATAGATCCTTTGGggacacagaaaaaaaaaaaaaatcagctttatTCATAAGGTCACCCCAAGACAGCAGGTCAAATGGTTTTTgatgtttcatattttcaaaGGCTTTGATATTCACATTTCTTTCTAGTATTCTGAAAGCTTTGAACTAGACACAAAAACTAACTTAGACACTCAATAGCATCTTAGCTGTCCAATTACTAAGCAGAAAGGCAGACAAATAAGCTGTATTTCCATAAAACATTTAATGAAAGTACAAATTATACAGATTCGCCTACATGTGGAATCCATACAAAAGGTTTTGTCTTCTGAACTAGGGCTGCTGTTTAGCATATAAAAGCCTCTATTCTAATCTATGACAAGCAGGGTTGAAACAAACTGCaacactctctctttctttcataATTCATTCTTTCGTTGTAAACAAGCTCATTTAAATGCAATCTCAAAGGGACCAGCAAGAATTATGTAGTAGTGTGGGAGAACATTGGGTTGTTTGGAAACATGGGTGAGAATAACGAAATATAAATTAAAGCGCAACATCTGAAATGTGTTTAGCTTGAAAACAGTGTGTCTACCAAATATGCTTTTACATGTGCCTTATTGAAAATAACTACATATTCAGAGCATTACTTTgcacatactgtatgtatgttcTCTGAGTTACTGCAAGTTAAAGGTTCACCcaaaagttctgtcatcatttacccttATGTCCTTACAAATTCGTACTTTGAAAACGTTTTTCTTTTCaagtaataaaaattaaagggttagttcacccaaaaatgaaagttctgtcattaattactcacccttgtgttgttccacacccgtaaaaccttctttcatcttcagaacacaaattaagatattttttgatgaaatccaagaggttttgtTTCTCCcatccagagaagtagtaaagacattgttaaaataatcaatgtgactacagtggttcaaacttaatgttatgaagcgatgagaatactttttgaccgcaaaaaaaaaaaaaaaagactttattcaacaatttgtcTTCTTCCCTGTAAGTTATGCAGCGAACgcagtgcagagcttccgtgtttatgtccaaacaccggATCAGTATTAGCCGATGTTGTTCATTTGAGCACCACGACGCATGtttgtgatgctgacgcaggagtcGACCAATAATGAGTCTGAAtgtgttctgacgtagaacatgGAAGCTCTGCACTGTAGTGATTGGCGGATCGTGGTCATATCCGCGGGTCGGgtgataaaaaataacattcaatTAATTGCGGGTGGGTCGCTGGCGGATGAGACATAAACCATGAAtgtgttgattttaataaagacaCAAACTCTCATTTTAGACGCAATCAACATGCATCACGCTTactttcattttcaaaaacagcGTATCTCTTCAGGGAAGACcaataaagaaaaacatttgCTGAGAGCAACTCCTAGTGGACATTATAgaacacaaagaaagaaaatctACATGAGATATTGCTTAATACTTATTGTAATTTTTCGTCAGGCACAAATTTGAAGACGCAGTTGTGGGTTTCACCTGTTAAGCAGCAATAACGGCAAAACAAATccgagagaaaaaaaaaaaaaaaaaaaaaagggggaactAATCAAGTGTTGGGTATGTGATATGTAACGGCTGTGAAACGCTGTATATTAAACAAATGAGGCCTATATCCAGCCTTTGTTTGGGCTGAACATCGGCTATTTAATGactttgtgtatgtgtgtgtgtgtgttctggaAGTTGCAGTGACGGAAACAATAATATTCCAATTTAAGTTTGAAGGGAGTAAAGCCTCTAAAGATGCACAAGGGATTTTGCCAAAGAAGACCTTTTATTACTttaaataagaaaagaaaagcatCATAGTTCAGTGTAATATGTTACCATATCATGAACACTGAAGAatttgaataactgtaatatgACGATTGGGTGCGGGTCAAGTGCGGATATCTAAATCAGAGAAAATCATTGGTGCAGGTGGGTGGCGGACGCACGACAAATTTTTAAAAGCGGATTCGGGTGACGTTTGAGCTGATCGGCACATCACCACTGCACTGCATTCACTGCATCaactgcataggagactgacaggggagaggaaaaatagttgaataaaatcgttatttttgtttcgtattttcgttgcttcataacattaaggttgaaccactgtattcacgttgactattttaacgatgtctttactacttctctaaactttgaatgtggtaatttcgttgctttctatgggagatagaAACTCTCCCTAAACTCtatgatttcatcaaaaatatcttaatttgtgttccaaagatgaatgaaggtcttgctCAACCTAATCAAAATTGTGAGGTGTGACCAAAAtgcaaagacaaaacaaaataagaacCTTTTaccttaaagtgcccctattatgctttttcaaatattacctttcatgtaatCTGTAcgttttaaaggaacactccactttttttgaaaataggctcattttccaactcccctagagttaaacagttgagttttaccattttcgaatccattcagctgatctccgggtctggcggtaccacttttagcatagcttagcatagatcattgaatctgattagaccgcatctcgctcaaaaaagaccaaagagtttcgatatttttcctatttaaaacttgactcttctgtagttacaccgtgtactaagaccgacagaaaatgaaaagttgtgattttctaggccgatatggctaggaactatactctcattctggtgtaataatcaaggaactttgctgccgtaccatgggtgcagcagacgcaatgatattacacagCGGCTGTGACaccctgcttgcacagggagcgtgcctttcaaccatggagacatttgtgagaaatgctgtgtaatatcattgcgcctgctgcacccatggtacggcagcaaagttccttgatcgcaacttttcattttccgtcggtcttagtacacaatgtaactacagaagagtcaagttttaaatagggaaaaatatcaaaactctttggtcatttttgagcgagatgctaacggtctaatcagattcaatgaactatgctaagctatgctaaaagtggtaccgccagacccggagatcggctgaatggattcaaaaacagtaaaactcaactgtttaactctaggggtgttggaaaatgagcctattttcaaaaaaagtggagtgttcctttaaagatCAAATTGTTGTAGCTAAGTATAAACACTGTTGTAGCTGAGGcttggaagagtttggttcatgtTGTTGGCATGttcgagaagacgctgttttctgctctgcgaaagcaaatccactttgatcGTTGTTTGTATCACTGTctatcaagtgctgaggaagctctggagctgaaattcaaatatggtaatggatgtttttttttgatACATGCTGTAAGCGTTAGACCATATAACCTTCAGCCAACTAATCAATCAAAGCAAAGTATgctctcagaaaggaggggtttagagaaaCCAAATCCTTTATCAAAttgtttcagacactgagaaaagaggtgatgctgcaatgtatattatgagaaaattaaagtacacatgaaatcaaaattgaccttatttactttgttagtgcatattactggtcttgtggtaaacaattaatccgtgcaagttaaaacacagaaaaaaattgtttgtcgcagtaatcaaaatctgaaaagctacttccggtctggaatggcgttccttctctaataacgtcagtttgacggcttgggttgaaaacgcaTAAACCAATCCTctgcaaccgttagtctgctatgagcgagagatggagaggaggagcgctaaagtaaaactctgccctctattcaatattccgtttcacttggaaatacatcacaacactagagaaaagtcgtttgcaacttccggttcacgcagactttaaagtgttttttgaccttggatgcaatCTGCTGTATGAagcctccaaaacaaaattaggaataACTGCATAATTGGGGcactttaaattatatttaagatattttttggttgtttttttctgtgtgttcACAAACATGTCAAGTACTCACTTATGGGCAACACTATGAAAAAAGGCAGCCAGCAGAGCACGAAACAGCCCACCACAATACCCAGAGTCTTGGCCGCCTTCTTCTCCTGGAAGAATTTAATAATGAAGGCGAAGTGCGAGTGCTTCAAGCGGGTGGCTTTCTCCTTCCCGGCAGCAGGCTGGGCGTTATGACAGTGAATCCGCAGTGTCGCTCCATTCTCAGTGAACTCATTCATCTGTCTGCCCATAGTCATGGAACAAGTCTTCTGCTGGGCCACTACGTACACGCTAAAGTACATTGCCAAAATCACCGCCAACGGCACGTAGAAAGAGCATGCGGCGGAGAAGATGGCGTACCCCGGCTCTTCATTAACTCTGCACACGGACTCATCCTCCGGCATTGGATCCCTCCATCCTAACAGTGGGCCTACAGAGATGGCACCCGAAAGGGCCCAGAGAGCCACCACTGCCGCCACTGCCCTTCGACTTGTAGCTAAGGAAGGGTACTGCAGCGGGTAACTGACGGCGATCCAGCGATCCACAGAGATCACGCAGAGGCTGAGGATGGATGCCGTGCAGCACAGCACGTCAAGCGCAGTCCAGGCATTACATAAATGACGACCGAATACCCAGCAGCCCAAGGCTTCAGATGCAGCGGAGAACGGGACCACCACAGAGCTCAGAAGCAGGTCTGCAACAGCCAGATTGGCGATAAAATAATGCGTCACGGAACGAAAGTTGCGATGGCAGGCCACGGAGAGGATGACCAGGATGTTACCCATCACACCGAATATTAGGAAGAGCATCAGCACCAGGCCCAAAGCCAGTGTCTTAGTGACATCTATGTGAAATGCAGGTGTCACAGTGCAGTTGGTAGAGTTCTCAGGAAAAATGGTTGAATTTATGTTATCTTCTGCATACATGTTGGTCATGTTGTGCAGATGATAACCATCCATGACTTTTAacatgtttgtagtttcaacACCAACATGCTTCAGTAGCCATAGCAGTCACATTTGAGGACATTTGAGTGACATTTAATTTTCTCAGATATGtcttttgaaatcagccattaGCCATCATAGTTTTTATGATCTTCCAaccttaaaaagaaaaagaaaaaaacatattataaGCAGTGTTTCTGACaggattttgtttttgcaccAAGCCCCAGCAAGCAATCTGACTTATGAAATGTTAAACCAACAATATTTTTTATCTCCATTTTTTTTGCAAATCTGTTGCATTCAGTTTGAATGAAAACACAGATTATAAGCATTTGATTCTGAcagaattttgtttttgcaccaACCCTAACCAAAAATGTATCCGGTACTTACATGCTACAACAGGGATATGTACATATAATGTAACATATAAACAAGTCAATAAGTAGCTGAAGTAATTAAGGTTTTATTAACCTTGTTAtgaattagcattttagcaTTGCTTTCCAAAAGTACAAATAAAAGAGTAACGGTTCTTGGCTTGAGTCACACAGAATAACCTGAAGAATAACGGGTTGCAAAGTAAATTCTCAGATAGTAGCTATGCAATTTTGGATGCAGCTTTATATGTGGTTCATTCAAAATTATTCACTTGAATGATTCAGTCCAAGATTGAAACCAATAACATTGTGTTCTATTCAGATTGATTCACCAATTGTTTTAATGATTCAGGCCTCGTCTACACTGGTGTTTCCACAGCGTTTCAGAAACGATCTCCGTCTACACTACACGGCCGAAAACGCATGACATATGaccgttcatgcacactggCCATGCGTGTACAAGTGTAAACGGTTGCCTCTTGTGCATGTaggcagctgcagtattaaaaaaaatgcagagtttaactgcacaatggctgctaaaaatgacaacaaagccagcaaagattgcagttcaatctccatgttattgtttacacggtcGTCAAGGACACGCAGAGCGAACGTGGGCAGCCATTACATGGTCATCAAGGATATGCAGAGTGAATGTGGGCAGCCACGCCATTGTTTTTAAAAGTCTCAGTTTTCGTATGTTTTCACTGAAACACAACCCTggcgttttcaaactaaaacagaCTCTGCAGCGTTTTCGAAAGTCTCCGTTTTCGAGGTTCGAAAATGCCGGCGTAGTGTAAATGACAGGCGTAACCATAGCAAACCGTAtgcgttttaaaacaaaaaagcactagtgtaaacggggcctcaGTCCATGATTCAGACTAATAGATTTGTGTTCTATTTTTATTGATTCACCAATCAGTGTGAATGATTCAGTCTGTGATTCAGACCAATAACTTTGTGTTCTATTCAGATTGATTCACCAATCAGTTTTAATGAttcagtttcagttttattGTTTGCAACTTTATGTCAAGTCTTATTGATCAATTTTGGTTCTTATTGAGTTTATGGTTTCAGTAACACTTACTAGCAGTCATATTAGTCCGAAAGCACATTCAGTGTGGTGAGTTGTCTGACTGATTCGTTCCATATCTTTATGTGGCAGAATTAGTAGTATGCTAGTAAGCTATTCTAAATTCAGCCTTTGTGTTCTGTTcagaatgattcattaaaaagaaccaTGCAGGGGTTTATTACTGGTTTATTATTggtttattactcaccctcatgcctttccacacccgtaagtccttcgttaatcttcggaacacaaattaagttttttttgttgaaatccaatggctcagtgaggcctccatagccagcaatgacatttcctctctcaagatccataaatgtactaaaaacatatttaaatcagttcatgtgagtacagtggttcaatattaatattataaagcgacgagaatatttttggtgcgccaaaaaaacaaaataacgacttatttagtgatggccgatttcaaaacattgcttcaggaAACTTCAGAGcgtaatgaatcagtgtatcgaatcatgattcagatcgcgtgttaAGCCGCCAAACTACTgcaatcatgtgactttggcgctccaaaccactggttcgacacaaaagattcataacgctacgaagcttcctgaagcagtgttttgaaatcggccatcactatgtaagtcttttttttttttttttttttttggcgcacaaaaaatattctcgtcgctttataatattaatattgaaccactgtactcacatgaactgatttaaatatgtttttagtacctttatggatcttgagagaggaaatgtcattgcacccatatgcaggcctcatggagccatcggatttcaacaaaaatatcttaatttgcattccgaagattaacgaaggtcttacgggtgtggaacggcatgagggtaattacatgagaataataaatgacagaattttcatttttgggtgaactaaccctttaagaaatgcAATGCAAGGTGTGTCACCAAAAAATCATATAGAAAAAAAGCTTTCAAGTTGATTAAGTAAAACTTGGGGGAATTTATAGATAGATTTATAGACAAGCCAGAAAGCAATAATGACATCCACAATGTCTTGGCAAGAGCAATATTTCAACCACCCATGACATGTTAGAAATAAATATGTCTTGTGTATACAAACAAAACCtagataaatacattaaaactaTAAATTCAAGATAAAACAAAAGAACCA
This genomic stretch from Megalobrama amblycephala isolate DHTTF-2021 linkage group LG2, ASM1881202v1, whole genome shotgun sequence harbors:
- the adra1ab gene encoding alpha-1A adrenergic receptor gives rise to the protein MLKVMDGYHLHNMTNMYAEDNINSTIFPENSTNCTVTPAFHIDVTKTLALGLVLMLFLIFGVMGNILVILSVACHRNFRSVTHYFIANLAVADLLLSSVVVPFSAASEALGCWVFGRHLCNAWTALDVLCCTASILSLCVISVDRWIAVSYPLQYPSLATSRRAVAAVVALWALSGAISVGPLLGWRDPMPEDESVCRVNEEPGYAIFSAACSFYVPLAVILAMYFSVYVVAQQKTCSMTMGRQMNEFTENGATLRIHCHNAQPAAGKEKATRLKHSHFAFIIKFFQEKKAAKTLGIVVGCFVLCWLPFFIVLPIRSIFPSHRPPDTVFKITFWLGYFNSCLNPIIYPCFSQEYKKAFQNVLHGRCLSRRHRTWSPPASGQDPMTLHGPKSPQGLSSGFTDSCTDSNAWPTAVIHECSFTAHSNSALNAPQTSLKVHEVSIIKMEGEAV